One genomic region from Amycolatopsis sp. FBCC-B4732 encodes:
- a CDS encoding substrate-binding domain-containing protein, whose amino-acid sequence MAAHPARARRIDARVVVLSALLVVALLAWAGVDYLKDRLAGGGCDTTTPVRVTAAPDIAPVLTALAGTVPQQDCYAVEVTSSASPATAAALEANGATGPDVWVPESGTWLLQARDGGAWNLPETGQSVASSPVVLALSDDVAKQAGWPAKSPSWSDVLAGNPVGLPDPGRDPAAIAALIGLQQLMKDAPDPAAAFTEKIRELSAVKEPYTASPASEQSVLARKLVAAYPAAGVPGFDYPYVVLPRASEASRSAAERFLRLLLDQTATKAFADGGFRTPSGQLLGDRPRDTRTNAAPRPAGPPPPESMYAVLQAWAGANLSARVQVLLDVSGSMAATVPGTGRSRMALTLEAATQGLGLFKPTTEIGLWLFSTKLDGDKDFKELLPMRTISQQLGSGGVATLQAVKPKPGGATGLYDSILAAYQNARQNWQLGRINVVVVLTDGRNEDSDSIGLPGLLAELNRLQDPRKPLPVIGIGIGPDIDASELRQVSAATGGESFTTPDPRKISDVFYQALSKLMCQPPACKK is encoded by the coding sequence ATGGCGGCACACCCGGCGCGGGCCCGGCGCATCGACGCGCGGGTCGTCGTCCTGAGCGCGCTGCTCGTGGTCGCCCTGCTCGCCTGGGCCGGCGTCGACTACCTCAAGGACCGGCTGGCCGGCGGCGGGTGCGACACCACCACGCCGGTGCGCGTCACGGCCGCACCGGACATCGCGCCGGTGCTCACCGCGCTCGCCGGGACCGTGCCGCAGCAGGACTGCTACGCCGTCGAAGTCACGTCGAGCGCGTCGCCGGCCACCGCGGCCGCCCTCGAAGCCAACGGCGCGACCGGCCCGGACGTCTGGGTGCCGGAGTCGGGCACGTGGCTGCTGCAGGCCCGCGACGGCGGCGCGTGGAACCTGCCCGAGACCGGGCAGTCCGTGGCGAGTTCACCCGTGGTGCTGGCGCTGAGCGACGACGTCGCGAAGCAGGCGGGCTGGCCGGCGAAGTCGCCGTCCTGGTCGGACGTCCTCGCGGGAAACCCGGTCGGGCTGCCCGACCCGGGCCGCGACCCCGCGGCGATCGCCGCGCTGATCGGGTTGCAGCAGCTCATGAAGGACGCGCCCGACCCGGCCGCGGCGTTCACCGAGAAGATCCGCGAGCTGTCGGCCGTGAAGGAGCCGTACACCGCGTCACCGGCGTCGGAACAGTCCGTGCTGGCCCGCAAGCTCGTCGCCGCGTACCCGGCGGCCGGCGTGCCGGGCTTCGACTACCCGTACGTCGTACTGCCGCGCGCTTCCGAGGCCTCGCGGTCGGCGGCCGAACGCTTCCTGCGGCTCCTGCTCGACCAGACCGCCACGAAGGCGTTCGCCGACGGCGGGTTCCGGACGCCGTCCGGCCAGCTGCTCGGCGACCGCCCGCGCGACACGCGAACGAACGCGGCGCCGCGCCCGGCCGGGCCACCGCCGCCGGAATCGATGTACGCCGTGCTCCAGGCGTGGGCCGGGGCGAACCTCAGCGCCCGCGTCCAGGTGCTGCTCGACGTGTCCGGCTCGATGGCCGCCACCGTCCCGGGCACCGGCCGCAGCCGGATGGCGCTGACCCTCGAAGCCGCGACGCAGGGGCTCGGGTTGTTCAAGCCGACCACCGAAATCGGCCTGTGGCTGTTCTCCACCAAGCTCGACGGCGACAAGGACTTCAAGGAACTGCTGCCGATGCGGACGATCTCGCAGCAGCTCGGCTCGGGCGGGGTGGCGACGCTGCAGGCGGTCAAGCCGAAACCCGGTGGCGCGACCGGCCTGTACGACTCGATCCTCGCCGCCTACCAGAACGCCCGCCAGAACTGGCAGCTCGGCCGGATCAACGTCGTCGTCGTGCTCACCGACGGCCGCAACGAGGACAGCGACTCGATCGGCCTGCCCGGCCTGCTCGCCGAGCTGAACCGGCTGCAGGACCCGCGGAAACCGCTGCCCGTCATCGGGATCGGCATCGGCCCGGACATCGACGCGAGCGAGCTGCGGCAGGTCTCCGCCGCGACCGGCGGCGAGTCCTTCACCACGCCGGACCCGCGCAAGATCTCCGACGTCTTCTACCAAGCGCTGAGCAAGCTCATGTGCCAGCCGCCGGCCTGCAAGAAGTGA
- a CDS encoding class I SAM-dependent methyltransferase: MAEPVKGWMTRAQGEALWDAACRLEKGDVVLEIGSHQGRSTIVLGAAARTVGATVIAVDPFVDGRLFGGSPTRQLFERNVRRAGLDDVVELVAGYSTELRPHWDRPIQLLYIDGKHDYWTYTDDLRWSAHLPPGAEILVHDCFSSIGVTLGTIAKVLFGRRYTYVDRATSLARFKLSPPSTRDRLRAAAQLPWFLRNVVLKVLLRLRLRPVARLLGHDSPYDPY; this comes from the coding sequence TTGGCCGAACCGGTCAAGGGCTGGATGACGCGCGCGCAGGGCGAAGCGCTGTGGGACGCCGCGTGCCGGCTGGAAAAGGGCGACGTCGTCCTGGAAATCGGCAGCCACCAGGGCCGGTCCACGATCGTCCTCGGCGCGGCGGCCCGCACGGTGGGCGCCACGGTGATCGCGGTCGACCCCTTCGTGGACGGCCGGCTCTTCGGCGGATCCCCGACGCGGCAACTGTTCGAGCGCAACGTCCGCCGGGCCGGGCTGGACGACGTCGTCGAGCTGGTCGCCGGTTACAGCACGGAACTGCGTCCGCACTGGGACCGGCCGATACAGCTGCTTTACATCGACGGCAAGCACGACTACTGGACCTACACCGACGACCTGCGCTGGTCGGCGCACCTGCCGCCGGGTGCGGAGATCCTGGTCCACGACTGCTTTTCGTCGATCGGCGTCACGCTCGGCACGATCGCGAAAGTCCTCTTCGGACGCCGGTACACCTATGTGGACCGGGCGACGTCGCTGGCGCGGTTCAAGCTGTCCCCGCCGTCCACCCGCGATCGGCTGCGGGCGGCGGCGCAGCTGCCGTGGTTCCTGCGCAACGTCGTGCTGAAGGTGCTGCTGCGCCTGCGGTTGCGGCCGGTCGCGCGCCTGCTCGGCCACGACAGCCCGTACGACCCCTACTGA
- a CDS encoding alpha-(1->3)-arabinofuranosyltransferase family protein, with protein MVTGTRERTRDDAPPSGRVRKGAFFRRPGTWIVLALTTLSFLQMPGKTTFDTKLDLAVDPLAFLGRALHLWNPQATAGELQNQAYGYLFPMGPFFALCQAAGVPVWIAQRLWGAILLSVAFGGALLLARAMKIGTERTRLIGALGYALAPRMLTEIGGLSAEMLPAVLLPWVLVPLVRAGTTGSPRRAAGLSALAVLCMGGVNGAMVVMALVLPGLWLLTRKWTREHVRLVLWWFAFVVGATLWWILPLLLLGEYSLPFLDYIESATNTTAPMSLFEVLRGTNQWVAYVVQGTPWWPGGWSLIDNPVLMLATGLVAGVGLFGLTRRGLPERRFLVLGVLTGLTLLTIGYVGTLDSPVAEQVRHLLDGPLAPLRNVHKFEPVLRLPLMLAFVHGIASPARVKSARRFLRPALGLLLVLVMAAPAWLLNLRSGPGWDEVPGYWYDATGYVAKADPNARTLLLPATGFGEYDWGRTVDEPAQAIAKSPWAVRNQVPLGSEGNTRLMDSVDAALADGRGDPGLAALLARSGYRFLLLRNDIERERTNAPPIATLRAGLAGSPGIAKAAEFGPLEVYEVRRPVPLATATSTKDVPTVSGGPENLLPLIDSGQLDASTPTVLTGDGGSPGGPRLVTDGLRRAERNVGGVRDNLSQTLTAGEAYRQQRAAGDVLPFPGPEHQTVAAYRGIRAVTASTAASFADAFGGSDPGHQPFAAIDGDPRTAWHSSSFTGPIGQWLEVELDTPRLVNAVDLQLVDDIRVGWPPTRIRITTDNGSVDQPVIRGAGTHNYGVAGGVTRKVRITLLSLVVGRQDGNVGIAELKIPGTEPQRALEVPADLPVGPAPGFAFTRGASPRYACLPVGDAVRCDASTARDGEEPDGIRRLFSTPAEETYLVGGSVLPAGGGRNPVRLPGVTVASTSQLAGDPAAAGFAAVDGDAGTTWRPDVTDLRPTLTLGWTSPKRISGLHIGVSPSSGARVPRQVELVGRSGARTVELDAGGSASFEPLDTDQLQIVLPGDDDDPTARAVAGIGSLELSGTAGLLPGPDPAFTVPCGSGPNIHLDGLDYRTSVQGTLADITAHRALELRMCRDSEGGIALPEGGHELRTDPAESFVVQDLWLRPAKASSAPPGHRTVQVGTWDATARTVTVGPGEEAVLAIPENANAGWVATVDGRELARTRVDGWQQAWLVPAGAGGEVSLTFTPDSSYRTGLLIGAVAVLLVLIGTAWPARRRSFTVAPGGAVVPVVLIGLLVALGGMLPVVLLIACLLARQFSERAPRYLAFGGMAVAAVVSVTGRVLGHGQEWAYGPVTQAALLLAAAAMVATCVDWFTRKDVVSG; from the coding sequence ATGGTAACCGGCACCCGCGAACGAACCCGGGACGACGCCCCACCTTCCGGGCGCGTCCGGAAGGGCGCGTTCTTCCGGCGGCCGGGCACCTGGATCGTGCTGGCGCTGACCACGTTGTCGTTCCTGCAGATGCCGGGCAAGACGACGTTCGACACCAAGCTCGACCTCGCCGTCGACCCGCTCGCCTTCCTCGGCCGCGCGCTGCACCTGTGGAACCCGCAGGCCACGGCGGGGGAGCTGCAGAACCAGGCCTACGGCTACCTCTTCCCGATGGGCCCCTTCTTCGCGCTGTGCCAGGCGGCGGGCGTGCCCGTGTGGATCGCGCAACGGCTGTGGGGCGCGATCCTGCTGTCGGTCGCGTTCGGCGGGGCGCTGCTGCTGGCGCGGGCGATGAAGATCGGCACCGAGCGCACGCGGCTGATCGGCGCGCTCGGGTACGCGCTCGCCCCGCGCATGCTGACCGAAATCGGCGGTCTGTCCGCGGAAATGCTGCCCGCCGTGCTCCTGCCGTGGGTGCTGGTCCCGCTGGTGCGGGCCGGGACGACCGGGTCCCCGCGGCGCGCGGCCGGGCTGTCCGCGCTGGCCGTGCTGTGCATGGGCGGCGTCAACGGCGCGATGGTCGTGATGGCGCTCGTCCTGCCGGGGCTGTGGCTGCTCACGCGCAAGTGGACGCGCGAGCACGTCCGGCTCGTCCTGTGGTGGTTCGCCTTCGTCGTGGGCGCGACGCTGTGGTGGATCCTGCCGCTGCTGCTGCTCGGCGAATACAGCCTGCCGTTCCTGGACTACATCGAGTCCGCGACGAACACCACCGCGCCGATGTCGCTGTTCGAGGTGCTGCGCGGGACCAACCAGTGGGTCGCCTACGTCGTGCAGGGCACGCCGTGGTGGCCCGGCGGCTGGTCGCTGATCGACAACCCGGTGCTGATGCTGGCCACCGGCCTCGTCGCCGGCGTCGGCCTGTTCGGGCTGACCCGCCGCGGCCTGCCGGAGCGGCGGTTCCTCGTCCTCGGCGTGCTCACCGGGCTGACCCTGCTGACCATCGGCTACGTCGGCACGCTCGACAGCCCGGTCGCCGAGCAGGTCCGGCACCTGCTCGACGGGCCGCTCGCCCCGCTGCGCAACGTCCACAAGTTCGAACCGGTGCTGCGGCTGCCGCTGATGCTCGCGTTCGTGCACGGCATCGCGAGCCCGGCCCGGGTGAAGTCCGCGCGCCGGTTCCTGCGGCCCGCGCTGGGCCTGCTGCTGGTGCTGGTGATGGCCGCGCCCGCGTGGCTGCTGAACCTGCGGTCCGGCCCGGGCTGGGACGAGGTGCCCGGCTACTGGTACGACGCCACGGGGTACGTCGCCAAGGCCGATCCGAACGCCCGCACGCTGCTGCTGCCGGCCACCGGGTTCGGCGAGTACGACTGGGGCCGCACGGTCGACGAGCCCGCGCAGGCGATCGCGAAGAGCCCGTGGGCGGTGCGCAACCAGGTCCCGCTGGGGTCCGAAGGCAACACACGGCTGATGGACTCCGTGGACGCGGCACTGGCCGACGGCCGCGGCGATCCCGGCCTCGCCGCGCTGCTCGCCCGGTCCGGGTACCGGTTCCTGCTGCTGCGCAACGACATCGAGCGCGAGCGGACGAACGCCCCGCCGATCGCGACCCTGCGCGCCGGGCTGGCCGGCTCGCCCGGCATCGCCAAGGCGGCGGAGTTCGGCCCGCTGGAGGTCTACGAGGTGCGGCGGCCGGTGCCGCTCGCCACCGCGACGTCCACAAAGGACGTCCCGACGGTGAGCGGTGGCCCGGAAAACCTGCTGCCGCTGATCGACTCGGGCCAGCTCGACGCCTCGACGCCGACCGTACTCACCGGCGACGGCGGCTCGCCCGGCGGCCCGCGGCTGGTGACCGACGGCCTGCGCCGCGCCGAGCGGAACGTCGGTGGCGTCCGGGACAACCTCAGCCAGACGCTGACCGCGGGCGAGGCCTACCGCCAGCAGCGCGCGGCGGGTGACGTGCTGCCGTTCCCCGGGCCGGAGCACCAGACCGTGGCCGCCTACCGGGGGATCCGCGCGGTGACGGCGTCCACGGCGGCGTCCTTCGCGGACGCGTTCGGCGGCTCCGACCCGGGCCACCAGCCGTTCGCCGCGATCGACGGCGACCCGCGCACGGCATGGCACTCGTCGTCGTTCACCGGGCCGATCGGCCAGTGGCTCGAGGTCGAGCTGGACACCCCGCGGCTGGTGAATGCGGTCGACCTGCAGCTGGTGGACGACATCCGGGTGGGCTGGCCGCCGACCCGGATCCGGATCACGACCGACAACGGCTCGGTCGACCAGCCGGTGATCCGCGGTGCGGGCACGCACAACTACGGCGTGGCGGGCGGGGTCACCCGCAAGGTGCGGATCACGCTGCTGTCGCTGGTGGTCGGGCGGCAGGACGGGAACGTCGGCATCGCGGAGCTGAAGATCCCCGGCACCGAGCCGCAGCGCGCCCTGGAGGTGCCCGCGGACCTGCCGGTCGGCCCGGCGCCCGGCTTCGCGTTCACGCGCGGGGCCTCGCCGCGGTACGCGTGCCTGCCCGTGGGCGACGCCGTGCGGTGCGACGCTTCGACCGCGCGCGACGGCGAGGAACCCGACGGGATCCGGCGCCTGTTCAGCACCCCGGCCGAAGAGACGTACCTGGTCGGCGGCTCGGTCCTGCCCGCGGGCGGCGGCCGCAACCCGGTGCGGCTGCCGGGGGTGACGGTCGCGTCGACGTCCCAGCTGGCCGGCGACCCGGCCGCGGCGGGCTTCGCGGCGGTGGACGGCGACGCGGGCACGACGTGGCGCCCCGACGTGACGGATCTGCGCCCGACGCTGACCCTCGGCTGGACGTCGCCGAAGCGGATTTCCGGGCTGCACATCGGGGTTTCGCCGTCGAGCGGGGCGCGGGTGCCTCGCCAGGTGGAACTGGTCGGCCGGTCGGGCGCGCGGACGGTCGAGCTCGACGCGGGCGGGTCGGCGTCGTTCGAGCCGCTGGACACCGACCAGCTGCAGATCGTGCTGCCGGGCGACGACGACGATCCGACGGCCCGCGCGGTGGCCGGCATCGGCAGCCTGGAGCTGTCCGGCACGGCCGGCCTGCTGCCCGGGCCGGACCCGGCGTTCACGGTGCCGTGCGGGTCGGGGCCGAACATCCACCTCGACGGCCTCGACTACCGGACGTCGGTGCAGGGGACGCTGGCGGACATCACCGCCCACCGCGCCTTGGAGCTGCGGATGTGCCGGGACTCCGAGGGCGGCATCGCGCTGCCGGAGGGCGGGCACGAGCTGCGGACGGACCCGGCGGAGTCGTTCGTCGTCCAGGACCTGTGGCTGCGTCCGGCGAAGGCGTCGTCCGCGCCGCCGGGGCACCGGACGGTGCAGGTGGGGACGTGGGACGCGACCGCCCGCACGGTGACGGTCGGGCCGGGCGAGGAGGCGGTGCTGGCCATCCCGGAAAACGCGAACGCGGGCTGGGTGGCCACAGTGGACGGTCGCGAGCTGGCCCGCACCCGGGTGGACGGCTGGCAGCAGGCCTGGCTCGTCCCGGCCGGCGCGGGCGGGGAGGTTTCGCTGACGTTCACACCGGATTCGTCGTACCGGACGGGCTTGCTGATCGGCGCGGTCGCGGTGCTGCTGGTGCTGATCGGCACGGCGTGGCCGGCCCGGCGCCGGTCGTTCACGGTGGCCCCGGGTGGTGCCGTCGTGCCGGTGGTGCTGATCGGGCTGCTGGTGGCGCTGGGCGGGATGCTGCCGGTGGTGCTGCTGATCGCGTGCCTGCTGGCCCGCCAGTTCTCCGAGCGGGCACCTCGCTACCTGGCGTTCGGCGGCATGGCCGTGGCGGCGGTCGTGTCGGTGACGGGCCGGGTGCTGGGCCACGGCCAGGAGTGGGCGTACGGCCCGGTCACCCAGGCAGCGCTGTTGCTGGCGGCGGCAGCGATGGTGGCGACCTGCGTGGACTGGTTCACCCGCAAGGACGTCGTGAGTGGTTAG
- a CDS encoding polysaccharide biosynthesis protein — protein sequence MSVATEAPARTGNRVAAILVSLALAGNNAASYVLSLAAARVLAPGAFGELSSLLAVLVIGVVPAMGLQTVVALRVARSSSPAQGPLFALGLVTSGIVATAALTLSPLLVLLLHLGSLTPALLLTAALGPLTLLGLFHGLLQGAHRFATLAGLIALEGLGKVGGSFFGLLLTRSTTGALAGTAIGSLVVVAAGWQICGRPRPRWADRHGGEVLHTAQAMLALVLLVNLDLVLARHTLPAGAAGEYALGAIVTKIAYWLPQAVGVLVLPRFAVSSGRRRVLPVALAVCACLDAVVLLVSVVVGPALLGLIGGSRYAGSTMPVWPFALAGSMLALVQILLYARLADGDRRVTVLMWTAVVAEAALILFWLHGSAAQVVTAAACCAGGLAVAGALLELRSRRSS from the coding sequence TTGAGCGTAGCCACCGAAGCCCCGGCCCGGACCGGCAACCGGGTCGCGGCGATCCTCGTCTCGCTCGCGCTCGCGGGCAACAACGCGGCGAGTTACGTGCTCAGCCTGGCGGCCGCGCGGGTCCTCGCGCCCGGCGCGTTCGGGGAGCTGAGCTCGCTGCTGGCGGTGCTGGTGATCGGTGTCGTCCCGGCGATGGGGTTGCAGACGGTCGTCGCGTTGCGCGTGGCGCGGTCGTCGTCGCCGGCCCAGGGGCCGTTGTTCGCGCTCGGCCTGGTGACGAGCGGGATCGTGGCGACGGCGGCGTTGACGCTCAGCCCGTTGCTGGTGCTCCTGCTGCACCTGGGTTCGCTGACGCCGGCGCTGCTGCTGACCGCCGCGCTCGGGCCGTTGACGCTGCTGGGGTTGTTCCACGGCCTCCTGCAGGGCGCACATCGGTTCGCGACGCTGGCCGGGCTGATCGCGCTGGAGGGCCTGGGCAAGGTCGGCGGCTCGTTCTTCGGGCTGCTCCTGACGAGGTCGACGACGGGCGCGCTGGCCGGCACCGCGATCGGGTCGCTGGTGGTCGTGGCGGCGGGCTGGCAGATCTGCGGGCGTCCGCGTCCCCGGTGGGCGGACCGCCACGGCGGCGAAGTACTCCACACGGCGCAAGCGATGCTGGCGCTGGTGCTGCTGGTGAACCTCGACCTGGTGCTGGCCCGGCACACGCTCCCGGCCGGCGCGGCGGGCGAGTACGCGCTGGGGGCGATCGTCACGAAGATCGCGTACTGGCTGCCGCAGGCGGTGGGCGTGCTGGTGCTGCCGCGCTTCGCGGTGTCGTCGGGACGGCGGCGGGTGCTGCCGGTGGCGCTGGCGGTGTGCGCCTGCCTGGATGCCGTGGTGCTGCTGGTTTCCGTGGTGGTCGGGCCGGCGTTGCTGGGTCTGATCGGCGGTTCCCGCTACGCCGGGAGCACGATGCCGGTGTGGCCGTTCGCCCTGGCGGGCTCGATGCTGGCTTTGGTGCAGATCCTGTTGTACGCCCGGCTGGCGGACGGCGACCGGCGCGTGACGGTGCTGATGTGGACGGCGGTGGTCGCGGAGGCCGCGCTGATCTTGTTCTGGCTGCACGGATCCGCGGCCCAGGTCGTGACGGCAGCGGCCTGCTGCGCGGGCGGCCTGGCTGTGGCGGGCGCGCTCCTGGAACTGCGGTCCCGCCGGTCGTCCTGA
- a CDS encoding glycosyltransferase family 4 protein encodes MLLVNWRDTGHPEGGGSERYVERMAEGLAKAGYRVEIQCAAYPGATAGEWRDGVRYRRRGGKFGVYAHAVRAIRRARADLVVDVQNGMPFFARLVAGCPVLVLVHHVHKEQWISALGEALGRAGWWIESRLAPWLFRKCRYVTVSEVTKTELGSLGVEPGRVAVVPNGLDTPPACVSERDPEPTLVAVSRLVPHKRIEHAIDVVARLAGRWPSLRLEVVGQGPWDEVLRAHAAARGVTDRVVLHGWVDEHAKHEILARSWLHLCPSVKEGWGIVIMEAAAHGVPSVAYRAAGGVAESIVEGRTGLLADDFDHFTAQVDGLLADGLRRAEMGLAGVERAGMFSWDRSAAEFAALVKEVSGRPTPRPRVLAGMPELAEPRP; translated from the coding sequence GTGCTCCTCGTCAACTGGCGCGACACCGGCCACCCCGAGGGCGGCGGGTCGGAGCGGTACGTCGAGAGGATGGCCGAGGGGCTCGCGAAAGCGGGGTACCGGGTCGAAATCCAGTGCGCGGCCTACCCGGGCGCGACTGCGGGCGAATGGCGCGACGGCGTCCGCTACCGGCGCCGCGGCGGGAAGTTCGGCGTGTACGCGCACGCGGTGCGCGCGATCCGCCGCGCCCGCGCCGATCTCGTCGTGGACGTGCAGAACGGTATGCCGTTCTTCGCCCGGCTGGTCGCCGGCTGTCCCGTGCTGGTGCTCGTGCACCACGTCCACAAGGAACAGTGGATCAGCGCGCTCGGCGAGGCGCTGGGCCGGGCGGGCTGGTGGATCGAGTCGCGGCTGGCGCCGTGGCTGTTCCGCAAGTGCCGGTACGTCACGGTTTCCGAGGTCACCAAGACCGAGCTGGGCAGCCTCGGCGTCGAGCCCGGCCGCGTCGCCGTGGTGCCGAACGGGCTGGACACGCCGCCGGCGTGCGTGTCGGAGCGGGATCCCGAGCCGACCCTGGTCGCGGTGAGCAGACTGGTGCCGCACAAGCGGATCGAGCACGCCATCGACGTCGTCGCGCGGCTCGCCGGGCGCTGGCCGTCCCTGCGGCTGGAGGTCGTCGGCCAGGGCCCGTGGGACGAGGTGCTGCGCGCGCACGCGGCTGCCCGCGGGGTCACCGACCGCGTGGTGCTGCACGGCTGGGTCGACGAGCACGCCAAGCACGAGATCCTCGCGCGGTCGTGGCTGCACCTGTGCCCGTCGGTCAAGGAGGGCTGGGGCATCGTCATCATGGAGGCCGCGGCGCACGGCGTTCCCTCGGTCGCCTACCGCGCGGCGGGCGGCGTCGCCGAATCCATTGTGGAGGGCCGCACCGGCTTGCTGGCCGACGACTTCGACCACTTCACGGCGCAGGTCGACGGCCTGCTCGCGGACGGCCTGCGCCGCGCCGAGATGGGCCTGGCCGGGGTCGAGCGGGCCGGGATGTTCAGCTGGGACCGCAGCGCGGCCGAATTCGCCGCACTGGTGAAGGAAGTCTCCGGCCGGCCCACACCCCGGCCGCGCGTGCTGGCCGGGATGCCCGAACTGGCCGAACCGCGCCCGTGA
- a CDS encoding bifunctional 2-polyprenyl-6-hydroxyphenol methylase/3-demethylubiquinol 3-O-methyltransferase UbiG — protein sequence MTLFRAFLTEQTDPDGFYSTLAADSVRQLASHAPLSGRTVLDVGGGPGYFSDAFRAAGAVYLGLDPDVGELSARGEPGENMIRASGTELPVRTGSVDVCYSSNVLEHVAEPWVMLGEMCRVTKPGGTVFASFTPWYSPWGGHETAPWHFLGGHYARRRYARKLGKQPKNKFGESLFPVSVGAALRWAKTTPLADLVAGYPRYHPGWAVGIVRIPGLREIASWNLVLVLRKR from the coding sequence GTGACGCTGTTCCGGGCGTTCCTCACCGAGCAGACCGACCCCGACGGCTTTTATTCCACGCTCGCCGCCGACTCCGTCCGGCAATTGGCGTCCCACGCGCCGTTGTCCGGGCGCACGGTGCTCGACGTCGGTGGCGGGCCGGGCTATTTCTCCGACGCCTTCCGCGCGGCCGGCGCGGTCTACCTCGGCCTCGACCCGGACGTCGGCGAGCTGTCCGCGCGCGGCGAGCCGGGGGAGAACATGATCCGGGCCAGCGGCACGGAATTGCCCGTGCGCACCGGATCCGTGGACGTCTGCTACTCCTCCAACGTGCTGGAGCACGTCGCCGAGCCGTGGGTCATGCTCGGCGAGATGTGCCGCGTGACCAAACCCGGCGGCACGGTCTTCGCGTCGTTCACCCCGTGGTATTCACCGTGGGGCGGGCACGAGACCGCGCCGTGGCACTTCCTCGGCGGGCACTACGCCCGGCGGCGTTATGCGCGGAAACTCGGCAAGCAGCCCAAGAACAAATTCGGGGAAAGCCTGTTCCCGGTTTCCGTCGGCGCCGCGCTCCGCTGGGCGAAAACGACGCCGCTCGCCGATCTGGTGGCCGGGTACCCGCGCTACCACCCGGGCTGGGCGGTGGGGATCGTGCGGATTCCCGGCCTCCGCGAAATCGCTTCGTGGAATCTGGTCCTGGTGCTGAGAAAGCGTTAG
- a CDS encoding DUF3068 domain-containing protein → MRRAFGLILLALGVFAVAGAVLLPSYVYPKLAKVPLDQDSTSVLEGTASKVLAVTDKGQGPVTEIRENAKLTAVAHVQANFATPEMRQDTDYAVWLLAVRVTDDADDTVVSASKRQVCFDRRTGEGYDPRGETDPPCDAKSSFVVELKDKADKDGETPAETNDYKAQPGLNFKFPFGAEQKDYQVYDDNTGAAVTARYTGTETVNGIETYKFVQDIPDTKIATKQVPGSLVGSTQPTADAELYYRGVNTMWVEPVTGIQVKQQQQQHQELRTGTTTPTVVFDGTLAYNGKTISQMVDQVNANKGRLEFLSSTGPLWLGIGGGVLIIVAIVLLLRRRPAEPPAPPRRRQVAFART, encoded by the coding sequence TCGGCCTGATCTTGCTGGCACTGGGGGTGTTCGCGGTCGCGGGCGCGGTGCTCCTGCCGTCCTACGTGTACCCGAAGCTCGCCAAGGTGCCACTGGACCAGGACTCGACGTCGGTGCTCGAGGGCACCGCGAGCAAAGTCCTCGCCGTCACCGACAAGGGTCAGGGCCCGGTCACCGAGATCCGCGAGAACGCCAAGCTGACCGCGGTCGCCCACGTGCAGGCGAACTTCGCCACGCCGGAGATGCGCCAGGACACCGATTACGCGGTCTGGCTGCTCGCGGTGCGGGTCACCGACGACGCCGACGACACCGTCGTCAGCGCGAGCAAGCGGCAGGTCTGCTTCGACCGGCGCACCGGGGAAGGCTACGACCCGCGCGGGGAAACCGATCCGCCGTGCGACGCCAAGAGCAGCTTCGTCGTCGAGCTCAAGGACAAGGCGGACAAGGACGGCGAGACGCCGGCGGAGACCAACGACTACAAGGCGCAGCCCGGGCTGAACTTCAAGTTCCCCTTCGGCGCCGAGCAGAAGGACTACCAGGTCTACGACGACAACACCGGCGCGGCCGTCACCGCCCGGTACACCGGCACCGAGACGGTGAACGGGATCGAGACCTACAAGTTCGTCCAGGACATCCCCGACACGAAGATCGCGACGAAGCAGGTGCCCGGCTCGCTCGTCGGTTCCACCCAGCCGACCGCCGACGCCGAGCTCTACTACCGCGGCGTCAACACGATGTGGGTCGAGCCGGTGACCGGGATCCAGGTCAAGCAGCAGCAACAGCAGCACCAGGAACTACGCACCGGCACCACGACCCCGACCGTCGTCTTCGACGGGACGCTGGCCTACAACGGCAAGACCATCTCGCAGATGGTGGACCAGGTGAACGCGAACAAGGGCAGGCTGGAGTTCCTCTCGAGCACCGGCCCGCTCTGGCTCGGGATCGGGGGCGGCGTGCTGATCATCGTCGCGATCGTCCTGCTGCTCCGCCGCCGCCCGGCCGAGCCACCCGCGCCGCCGCGCCGGCGTCAGGTGGCCTTCGCCCGCACCTAA